A part of Aegilops tauschii subsp. strangulata cultivar AL8/78 chromosome 2, Aet v6.0, whole genome shotgun sequence genomic DNA contains:
- the LOC109735539 gene encoding probable glutathione S-transferase GSTU6 — protein sequence MAGGDNLTLVGMWASPHVLRVQLALRLKGLSYEFVEMVGEQGLKNNKSEQLLLNSKLPVLIHGGKPIRGTSLSIIQYIDEAFAGASPSLLPDDHSERVVARYWADFIDDTLVKAMHKAAWGKTDGEKAEGKNQVASAVETLEGAMKECSKPFFGGSNVGYVDVVLGSLLGWVRATDTMQGVKTFDDPAIMPLLAMWACRFDALKAVQVVMPDMGTLVDFAMPMMSARHSGRWGLVIYLYVFAVLLQMVASYLTWLGRAEGKGDPQDGNPCSRLHWLAPGALPYWGCYALEGMDFVTGSMPTLFLLYVFVKGFKSSMVRVLVTGVPVLVITWYFLTLYKPCGPDTLNITSTLMSALPRPSIFTE from the exons ATGGCCGGAGGAGACAACCTGACGCTGGTTGGCATGTGGGCGAGCCCTCACGTCCTGCGAGTGCAGCTCGCGCTCCGCCTTAAGGGCCTGAGCTACGAGTTCGTGGAGATGGTGGGGGAGCAAGGCCTCAAGAACAACAAGAGCGAGCAGCTGCTCCTCAACAGTAAGCTGCCGGTGCTGATCCATGGCGGCAAGCCTATCCGTGGGACGTCGTTGAGCATAATACAGTACATCGACGAGGCCTTCGCTGGCGCCAGCCCCTCCCTCCTTCCCGACGACCACTCCGAGCGTGTTGTGGCTCGTTACTGGGCTGACTTTATCGATGACACG CTCGTGAAGGCGATGCACAAGGCGGCATGGGGCAAAACAGACGGGGAGAAGGCCGAGGGGAAGAACCAGGTCGCCTCAGCCGTGGAGACCCTAGAGGGAGCTATGAAAGAGTGCTCCAAGCCCTTCTTTGGAGGCAGCAATGTCGGATATGTGGATGTCGTGCTCGGTAGTCTTCTTGGGTGGGTGCGCGCGACTGACACGATGCAAGGTGTCAAGACCTTCGACGACCCTGCCATCATGCCTCTCCTTGCCATGTGGGCATGCCGCTTTGATGCACTGAAAGCAGTCCAAGTGGTCATGCCAGACATGGGCACGCTGGTCGATTTTGCCATGCCCATGATGTCGGCTCGCCACTCTGGTCGATGGGGCCTCGTCATTTACCTATATGTTTTTGCGGTTCTTCTGCAAATGGTGGCGTCCTATCTCACTTGGTTGGGTCGAGCCGAGGGCAAAGGAGATCCCCAGGACGGAAACCCTTGTTCTCGCCTTCACTGGTTGGCTCCAGGCGCATTACCGTATTGGGGTTGCTATGCCCTTGAAGGCATGGACTTCGTGACCGGATCTATGCCCACGCTGTTTCTTCTCTATGTTTTCGTGAAAGGTTTCAAGAGTAGTATGGTCAGGGTGCTGGTGACGGGAGTCCCTGTGTTAGTCATCACATGGTATTTTCTTACCCTCTACAAGCCGTGTGGCCCTGACACCTTAAACATTACTAGTACATTGATGAGTGCGTTGCCGCGCCCATCCATATTTACCGAATAA